A window from Kovacikia minuta CCNUW1 encodes these proteins:
- a CDS encoding DUF1868 domain-containing protein: MDENYQTYLNRAMRLILPETYQTQVQYVQESPKFRPHPEGGREPVPFPGYTIVTPPGNEDSKNATLYENLTDYQQRLGQKLGANLFAPVPPDSFHLTLADLSLGQYL; encoded by the coding sequence TTGGACGAAAATTATCAGACTTATCTAAACCGGGCAATGCGTCTGATCCTGCCAGAAACCTATCAAACGCAGGTGCAATATGTTCAGGAGTCGCCCAAGTTCCGTCCCCATCCAGAGGGGGGGCGGGAACCCGTTCCTTTTCCTGGTTACACCATCGTGACACCCCCTGGTAATGAGGATTCCAAAAACGCCACGCTTTATGAGAATCTGACGGATTACCAGCAACGGCTTGGGCAAAAGTTAGGTGCCAATCTCTTTGCCCCGGTGCCACCGGATAGCTTTCACCTGACCCTGGCTGACCTGAGTTTGGGACAGTACCTTTAA
- the holA gene encoding DNA polymerase III subunit delta: MPIYLYWGEDEFAIAQAVAALRQRVLDSDWSSFNFDKISPDQPDAVLQGLNQAMTPPFGTGSRLVWLVNTTLCQRCPEDLLAEVERTLPAIPEHSVLLLTSSSKPDGRLKSTKLLQKHAQIQEFSVIPPWKTELLVKQVRQVAQVVGVKLTETATELLAESVGNDTRQLYSELEKLRLFAGDSKKPIDQGAIATLVTTSTQSAFQLGAAIRQGETAEALDLITALLRQNEPALRIVSSLISQFRRWTWVKTMVEAGERDEREIAKAAEIDNPKRLYFLKQEVQSLSLPTLLQTLSILLELDASLKRGADELATLQIKVIELCELCRL; this comes from the coding sequence GTGCCAATTTATCTTTATTGGGGAGAAGATGAATTTGCGATCGCCCAGGCGGTTGCTGCCCTGCGTCAACGGGTCCTGGATTCGGATTGGAGTAGCTTCAATTTTGACAAAATTTCTCCTGATCAGCCAGATGCGGTACTTCAGGGTTTGAATCAGGCGATGACTCCCCCCTTTGGGACAGGTAGCCGCCTGGTGTGGCTGGTCAATACCACCCTCTGCCAGCGTTGCCCTGAGGATCTGCTGGCTGAAGTAGAACGAACACTGCCTGCCATTCCAGAGCATAGTGTGTTGCTGTTAACGAGCAGCAGCAAGCCAGATGGACGGCTGAAATCCACTAAACTGCTGCAAAAACACGCGCAGATCCAGGAGTTTTCAGTCATTCCCCCCTGGAAAACGGAGTTGCTGGTAAAACAGGTGCGGCAGGTTGCCCAGGTGGTTGGGGTGAAGCTGACGGAAACCGCAACCGAGTTACTGGCGGAGTCCGTTGGAAATGACACCCGACAACTCTACAGTGAACTGGAAAAATTGCGATTGTTTGCAGGCGATTCAAAAAAGCCGATCGATCAGGGGGCGATCGCGACCCTGGTAACCACCAGCACCCAAAGTGCTTTCCAGCTTGGTGCTGCCATCCGTCAGGGTGAAACGGCTGAGGCACTTGACCTGATTACCGCTTTGTTGCGTCAAAATGAGCCTGCATTACGAATTGTGAGTAGCTTGATCAGCCAATTTCGCCGCTGGACCTGGGTTAAAACAATGGTAGAAGCAGGCGAACGGGATGAACGGGAAATTGCCAAAGCAGCCGAGATCGACAACCCCAAACGCCTCTACTTCCTCAAACAGGAGGTTCAATCCCTCTCCTTACCCACCCTGCTGCAAACCCTCTCCATCTTGCTGGAACTGGATGCCAGCCTCAAACGGGGAGCCGATGAACTAGCGACGTTGCAAATCAAAGTTATCGAGCTGTGTGAATTGTGTCGCCTGTAA
- a CDS encoding ABC transporter substrate-binding protein: MAWANWVKRGFLMVLVLLGAIVLTACNPQDFKTQAAQVPQLIVSTTTDPKTFNSALNSSFPNIFGLTYEGLVDQNGLTADVMPALAESWKISEDKTHITFTLREGLKWSDGHPLTADDVVFTYQDVYLNEKIPSPTRDTLRIGVKQALPTVKKLSDRQVEFTLPEPFVPFLATAVANILPAHKLRDSVLTKDSQGNLKFLSTWDTGTDPTQIVTNGPYVLESYTTSQRVVYRRNPHYWRKDAEGNPMPYIERIVAQIIDNSDARVLRFRSGELDLLGLRVEDFSLLKHEENRGEFTIRNGGPASGTTFIAFNLNKATNSKGQPFVDPIKSRWFNTQAFRQAIAYSLNREQIIDSIFRGIGELQNSPISVQSPFYLSPKQGLKVYDHNPQKARELLQAAGFKYNANGQLFDDQGNRVRFRLLLPAGSRNGQAIATQMQQDLKQIGIQLDLDPVDFNVLVEKIGNRSWDMYFLSYSGGVEPNDGANFWMSTGASHDFNQGPQPGQPPIKGWVVSDWEKEIDRLFIAGAKEFDENKRKKIYAEFQEVVQNQVPVIHLVTPIALSAARNFIEGIQFSGLDNRGSLWNVYELKLVKK; encoded by the coding sequence ATGGCTTGGGCAAATTGGGTCAAACGGGGGTTTTTGATGGTGCTGGTGTTGCTAGGGGCGATCGTCCTGACAGCCTGCAATCCTCAAGACTTTAAGACTCAGGCGGCTCAGGTTCCCCAATTGATTGTTAGTACTACCACCGATCCCAAAACGTTTAACTCCGCCCTCAATAGTTCCTTTCCCAACATTTTTGGTCTAACTTATGAGGGGCTTGTTGACCAAAACGGGCTTACGGCTGATGTCATGCCTGCCCTGGCAGAGTCCTGGAAGATTTCAGAAGACAAAACCCATATCACTTTTACGTTGCGAGAAGGATTAAAGTGGTCGGACGGCCACCCGCTTACAGCAGACGACGTGGTGTTTACCTATCAGGATGTTTACCTGAACGAAAAAATTCCGTCTCCAACTCGCGATACGCTGCGGATTGGGGTAAAACAGGCGTTGCCAACGGTGAAAAAGCTCAGCGATCGCCAGGTAGAGTTTACCTTGCCAGAACCGTTTGTTCCGTTTTTGGCAACCGCCGTTGCAAATATCTTGCCTGCCCATAAATTGCGAGATTCAGTCCTGACAAAAGATAGCCAGGGAAATCTGAAATTTCTTTCCACCTGGGACACGGGCACTGACCCAACCCAGATCGTAACGAATGGCCCCTACGTGCTTGAAAGTTATACCACCAGTCAACGGGTGGTTTACCGACGCAATCCTCACTATTGGCGAAAAGATGCTGAGGGGAATCCGATGCCCTATATTGAGCGAATTGTTGCCCAGATTATTGATAATAGCGATGCCCGTGTGTTGCGATTTCGTTCCGGTGAGTTGGATCTGTTGGGACTCCGGGTGGAGGATTTTTCCCTGCTGAAGCATGAGGAAAACCGGGGCGAATTTACGATTCGCAATGGTGGACCTGCATCCGGTACCACCTTTATTGCGTTTAACTTAAACAAAGCCACAAACTCTAAGGGACAACCGTTCGTTGATCCGATCAAATCTCGCTGGTTTAATACTCAAGCTTTTCGGCAGGCGATCGCCTATTCCCTTAACCGCGAACAAATTATTGATAGCATTTTTCGCGGAATCGGTGAGTTACAAAATTCTCCCATTTCCGTACAAAGCCCGTTTTACCTTTCTCCCAAACAGGGTCTAAAAGTTTACGACCACAACCCTCAAAAAGCCAGGGAATTGTTGCAGGCTGCTGGGTTTAAGTACAACGCCAATGGACAATTATTTGATGATCAAGGGAATCGGGTTCGTTTCAGGCTCCTGTTGCCCGCAGGGAGTAGAAATGGGCAGGCAATAGCAACCCAAATGCAGCAGGACTTGAAACAAATTGGAATTCAGCTTGATTTAGATCCGGTCGATTTCAACGTGTTGGTGGAAAAGATTGGCAACCGGAGTTGGGACATGTATTTCTTGAGTTACTCCGGAGGGGTTGAGCCGAATGATGGGGCAAATTTCTGGATGAGCACGGGTGCTTCCCACGACTTTAATCAAGGTCCCCAACCCGGCCAACCTCCGATTAAAGGATGGGTCGTGTCTGATTGGGAGAAGGAGATCGATCGCCTATTCATTGCAGGGGCGAAAGAATTCGATGAGAATAAGCGGAAAAAGATCTACGCTGAATTTCAGGAAGTCGTTCAAAACCAGGTGCCAGTGATTCATTTAGTTACCCCGATCGCCCTTTCCGCTGCCCGCAATTTTATCGAAGGAATTCAGTTTTCTGGTTTAGACAACCGGGGTTCACTCTGGAATGTTTATGAATTAAAGCTCGTGAAGAAGTAA
- a CDS encoding ABC transporter substrate-binding protein — MVTLISHVVRRSVLLLLILFGAIGLTACSLQPFKVNAAQVSQYVVTTLSDPKTFNPALSQEWPAVSIFTDDFLVDQNGITSDLEPELAEFWTLSDDKLKYIFTLREGLKWSDGQPLTAEDVAFTFNDIYLNEKIPSDVRDGLRIGEKGALPKVQKLSDRQVEFLLPEPFSPFLRTLVGTSILPAHVLRESVTTNDSKGNPQFISVWGTDTNPKKLVVNGPYFIENYTTSQRLVFRRNPHYWRRDNQGNPLPYIERIVWQIIENTDTQLLKFRSAELDALGLGPDDFSLLKREEQRGNFRIYSGGPASGTNFISFNLNRAKNSRNQPLVDPVKSGWFNTLAFRQAVAYAIDRPRMLNNTFRGIGQLQNSPVSVQSPYYLSPKEGLKVYDYNLQKAKELLLGAGFKYNSRGQLLDAEGNRIRFNLITNAENRTRVEMAAQIKQDLSKIGMQVDFTPISFGTLVEKLSVSRNWDCYLLGFTGGVEPNDGSNVWKSTGGLHSFNQGSQAGQPPLIGWQASDWEKEIDRLFIAGAREFDEQKRKEIYAKYQQIVQEQLPAIHLINPLGISAIRNFVQGVQYSSADRRGSLWNIYELKIAEN; from the coding sequence ATGGTTACATTGATTTCTCACGTGGTCAGGCGGAGTGTTTTGTTGCTACTGATTTTGTTTGGCGCGATCGGCCTGACTGCCTGTAGTCTTCAACCATTCAAAGTTAATGCGGCACAGGTTTCTCAATACGTTGTCACGACCCTGTCAGACCCCAAAACATTTAACCCCGCCTTGAGCCAGGAATGGCCCGCAGTATCAATCTTTACGGATGACTTTTTGGTGGATCAAAATGGAATTACCAGTGACCTTGAACCGGAACTGGCTGAATTCTGGACCCTTTCTGATGACAAATTAAAATATATTTTTACCTTACGGGAAGGACTGAAATGGTCAGACGGACAACCCCTGACGGCAGAGGATGTTGCCTTCACCTTTAATGACATTTATTTAAACGAAAAAATTCCCTCCGATGTCCGGGATGGCTTACGGATTGGTGAAAAAGGGGCACTTCCAAAGGTACAAAAACTGAGCGATCGCCAGGTTGAATTTCTTTTACCAGAACCCTTCTCTCCCTTTCTTCGCACCCTGGTAGGCACCTCAATTTTACCGGCTCATGTTTTACGGGAATCCGTCACAACGAATGATTCAAAAGGAAACCCCCAATTCATATCGGTTTGGGGAACCGATACAAATCCTAAAAAATTGGTTGTAAATGGTCCCTACTTTATTGAAAACTATACAACTAGCCAGCGTCTTGTTTTTCGTCGCAATCCTCATTACTGGCGGCGAGATAATCAGGGTAACCCACTCCCCTATATCGAACGAATTGTCTGGCAAATTATCGAAAATACGGACACGCAACTGCTGAAATTTCGCTCTGCTGAACTGGATGCACTCGGTTTAGGTCCGGACGACTTTTCATTACTGAAACGGGAAGAACAGCGGGGTAATTTTAGGATCTATAGTGGAGGTCCTGCGTCTGGGACAAACTTTATTTCTTTTAACCTGAATCGGGCAAAAAATTCTAGAAATCAACCACTGGTTGATCCAGTTAAATCAGGCTGGTTTAATACACTGGCATTCCGTCAGGCTGTTGCCTACGCCATCGATCGCCCCAGAATGTTGAATAATACATTTCGGGGCATTGGCCAACTCCAAAACTCCCCCGTCTCGGTTCAAAGCCCCTACTATCTTTCCCCAAAAGAAGGGTTAAAGGTTTACGACTACAATCTTCAAAAAGCAAAAGAGTTACTCCTGGGGGCAGGGTTTAAATACAATTCCCGTGGTCAACTGTTGGACGCAGAAGGGAACCGTATCCGGTTTAACCTGATAACCAATGCAGAAAATAGAACGCGGGTAGAAATGGCAGCTCAAATTAAGCAAGACTTGAGCAAAATTGGCATGCAGGTTGATTTCACCCCCATTAGCTTTGGGACGCTGGTCGAAAAACTTTCTGTATCAAGGAATTGGGATTGTTATCTATTAGGGTTTACCGGTGGGGTTGAACCCAATGATGGTTCAAATGTTTGGAAAAGTACAGGTGGATTACACAGTTTTAATCAAGGTTCGCAGGCTGGTCAGCCGCCCCTAATTGGTTGGCAAGCGTCTGACTGGGAAAAAGAAATCGATCGCCTATTTATTGCAGGTGCACGCGAATTTGATGAACAGAAGCGGAAGGAAATTTACGCGAAATACCAACAGATCGTGCAAGAACAATTACCTGCTATTCATCTAATCAACCCACTGGGAATCTCTGCCATTCGGAATTTTGTGCAAGGGGTTCAATACTCCAGTGCCGATCGCCGTGGTTCCCTTTGGAATATTTACGAACTAAAAATTGCTGAGAATTAG